One endosymbiont of Galathealinum brachiosum genomic region harbors:
- a CDS encoding RNA polymerase sigma factor: MRYINMSISNLWSSKQTDHERFELLVRPHVVRLYKLAYRLTGQRVDADDLIQDVMLKLYPRLTELQSIENLSPWLSRILYHQFIDQQRRVKRSPVEYTDDEDVLYSNSATGSLEPTELLESDITQKNIQNALEKLNPEQRIVLLLHDIEGYTLQEIQYIQDVSLGTLKSRLHRSRNKLRELLNKMEPFTDARRVSS; the protein is encoded by the coding sequence ATGCGTTATATAAATATGTCGATATCTAATTTATGGTCTAGCAAACAAACAGATCATGAGCGCTTTGAACTACTCGTAAGGCCTCATGTGGTTCGTCTTTATAAACTGGCTTATCGCCTGACAGGCCAACGTGTTGATGCCGATGACCTTATTCAGGATGTCATGCTCAAGTTATACCCTCGCCTCACAGAACTGCAATCCATTGAGAATCTAAGCCCCTGGCTTTCACGTATTCTTTATCATCAGTTCATTGACCAGCAACGACGTGTAAAGCGCTCCCCAGTTGAATATACTGATGATGAAGATGTACTCTATAGCAACTCAGCGACAGGTTCTTTGGAACCCACTGAGCTGCTGGAATCTGATATCACACAGAAAAACATACAGAATGCATTAGAAAAGCTAAACCCCGAACAGCGCATTGTGCTGTTATTACACGACATTGAAGGTTATACACTACAGGAAATTCAATATATACAGGACGTATCACTAGGCACCTTAAAATCACGATTACACCGCAGTAGAAATAAATTACGTGAATTATTAAATAAAATGGAACCTTTTACGGATGCCAGACGTGTTAGTAGTTAG